TACACATACATACACGTATGGCTAAAACAGTCTCTCTCTAGACCGAGTAAAGGCAAGGCCAAATATTCACAATTCACAAAGAGATCGGAAACGAAAACCCCTCAATTTGTGCACCTTTTGAGAGCGGTCTTCCGGTAGATATCGGCGAGGGGCAAAACGCGCTTTCTCCTCCGCGGCAACGCCTCTTCTAGAAGCTTCTCCGGATTGATCACGCTCGACGAAGAATCAGTcgtcgtcgccgtcgccgtcgtcTCCCCCACGCTTTCCTCTCCAATTTCCTCCTCCGCTGATCGCTGCTTGATTTCCTTGGGGAAATCCAGCCAGAGGAGGTGGAAATCGGCGGCGGATTCGGAATCGCCGCTGCTGAGTTGGATCAGCTGCAGCACTGCGTCCATCTCTAGCTGTGTGAGGCTCGATTCTTCCATCTGGCTTCTGCTTCTTTGGATTTTTGTTTAACGGGTATatatgtagagagagaaaggatgagagagagaaagagaggagaaATATATAAGTGGGATGGGCAATGGGATGCTCTCAAATATACACAAATTACTGACCAATGGGACACGAAACCGAAAGTCATTCCTTCTTGCTCATGGTTTTTGAAAGGACCAAATTGCCCTTCTATGGAATTCTTATTTGGAtaacttttttccttttttgcacttttatttttaccctttaaattaatcttatttctctttattattttttttcataatctatttttctcaaattttatatactttttttatttcttcttttactttaataatttactCACATATAGTAATACTAGTAGCACTATTTTTCTGGAAAAGATAGTTATAATAGCCCTTCTAAAAGAAGAATTTGATGGGCAAGTTTAAGGATAATGGGATATGGAGATAGGGTTGTGATCTCCTTTATGATAAGAACATAGAATTAATGGGGATTATAGTCTATAGATATGTTCTTCTAGATTTCAGTTGTAGTTAcaaatatattgttttgaGTGAATGCTATTAAGATAATCACTTTATCTATTCTGAAAATaccacaaaatattaaatttcgcATAAactctctctatttaaattgatttttaattaaaaaaatgaaagaaaaggtAATTATATGAGAAATCTATTGATATCATAATtgcatatattcaaaataactttgatgatattttgtactccatttatatattttcaaaaagtaataaatatcaatatatccATCCTATTATCATGATTTCTATGTTAGTATAGCGATATATCATCGATATAATTTAGTCTATATATGACAATGTCACACACAATATTCGGATTTTTGTCATACActacaaaatcaatattacTTGTAGATTTTCTCTAATAACTACCTTAGCTTTAatgaataatcataatttcctcacattaaaataattataaattatagtaattaattaaataccacATGACATTTGTGGGAAACATTAAATTACAATATCTAATGAAAGGAATAAGATATACTCGTAGTAAGTATAATATGTGAAGAGATCAAGAGAATACATGTATTTGGAgaattaatcaatatagtaCTACGAGGGGCAATAAGGTAATATAGCGTAGCGTAAAGTATTTGtgacattatttattggaatttatttcatataatcAGCGTATGAGTTAAGGCTTAATATCGTTCTTCGCCGacttaaaatattatagaaaataaataattttgattaataagATAAATTGTGGGACCCGTTCACCCGTTGGccaaataaatatactatttcatttattttgcgGTGTGTTTGGCAAATGTCTgattaattttagtaattactCCGTCCATTCTTATTTCGAATAGTGAATACCAAAAAAGATATAAGCACCAGTTTTTCTCTACGGATACGTATGACTATATGTCTATATGTTTAGTTAATGTGAAAAACTTGATGCGAAAATATTTCGTACTACTACATGATTTTCATTGGGGATTCCGTTTGAAAGTTATGGATTTATTTACTGAAGAATAAATACGATGCATTAGATGTTTTCACGAAGTCGAAAACCttgtagaaattaaaagagCTTTTAAGTCAAAGTGTTTATaatgcaataataaaaaaaagagagaactcTGAGTTCTAAGAGTTGtatgatgagaatgagattcATATAGAGAAACTCAAGAGAGGAACTCATTGACAAAATGGAGTGGCATAACAAATGAACAAAACGTTGAAAGAGAGTGAGATGTATAAACCTGAACTAGTTTCATGTTGGTACAACTTTGCGTAAATCATACAGATTAGTATTTCATtagcatttcattttaatacattccatcttcaattttttgatgccatcaactttttttttttatattttaaatctatGTGGGTGAGAAATTAGGGATTTACTACAGTTGATCAATGAACTGTGGCTGAGAAATTTTAGTGATTTTTCCTTGGCACATTGAAAGAACCGTGAGTGAGCAATGAAAATGGCATGTCAAAAATGATctcaaaaaatagacatttACACGGCCTTGGAATTTCCAAAAGCCTCAATATTTCTACGCAGGAGATGGTCGGTGAGGGTCGTAGCCTTGTTGTAGTTATTGGGAGATGATCTTAACTGCTGCTCTTGGTACGGCTCGATGGCATCATTTGCTTCGCCTCCTCGAATTCTCCCCAATTCACCTGGAGCAATTTCTCCGGGATCTAGTACACCAAACCTAGCCAGTCTGATATATGAGACTCTTTCTTCATTGCACCTCAACAAACTTCTGGCAACAATTGCAAGAAAAATCACTATTTGGTAGCGTTAGTAGGAAATAAGAATATGCCACATGATTGTGCAGAGTCCGTCTGAGGTGTAGCATGATCCCTGTGGTATATGATTTGGATTCAAATATTGCTGTTCTCTTTGTTTGAGAATGTGACAACGTTTTATGAATCTACAACACAACACTCAGCAAATATGGTGAATTCACCATATAAGCTCGGTGCAAATGACTTATGGTTATAGATACAGTGCAAGTGACTTATACGTGCAGTGCAAACATTCTTACCCTCACTTACAGGTGCAGGGCAAGCATCTCAAGTTCTAACAAATAAGAGATTGTTTTTAACCGAGACctacacacacatacatgtaTATTTAAGCCAGGCAATTCAGACCATGCTTTGTGCTCATGCTCATGATTCACAGGTGTAGAAAACTAGAAATCATACTCCAACTGAAACCCTATCAGTAATGGAATAAAAAGCCTTATGAATGAAATGTTATAAGACTATATAGTTTTACATTAATTACTAGGAGTTATTTATCCTAATCTTGTTATTGCATAACTGATTCAAAGCATATAACATTAAACTTTGACATCATACGCCCTAAGTACATGGGCCACTTTCCCCTAATTAGAGTCACTCAGGTATAGTTCCCGTTCTTCTTCGAATGCTCACATTGTATTCAGGCCACATTTACCATTGTTGTAAAATTATCTTAGTCCCAAAAAAATGCTAAAAGCACCAGTGACCagaataaaacattaaaaacagACCATGCTTAATCGCTCTGTGATGTGAGTGATGCACATAGCTAGAgacacataaatatataaagaaaccGGTAAAATCTTTATACCTTTTCTGGTCCATCGGCAGAGAAAGAGATTTGTGGAGGTTCCTGATGTGAGTGCTATGCCAAGACAAAGTATCAGCCAAGATGACTTTCGATTAAACAGCCAGGGGAATTTTTAAGTTGATCCTAGACTCTGTAGTTCTCTCAGATGACAATGAACATGTCTGCACACtatttaatgcatttttttctatctcattGGCTTCACGTCCCATCCCAGCTTTTCTAAGGCAAGTCACCAAAGAACTTGTAGCAATGCTATCTGGTGCACAACCCGTTGACAACATcttgttataaatttttatagcTTCAAACATTCTCCCTTTCATACAATGCCCCAGAATCAGAATGGTATAAGTCATCTTATCATGGGAGCACCCCTTTGCCTCCATATCTGAAACAATTGCATTTGCCTCGTCTATTTTTCCAGCTTTACAAAGCACATCGATCACGGGGTTGTAAATAAACGGTTGGGGGATAATTTCTTTCCTCCCATTCAGCTCCCTTAACAAGCTACAAGCTTCATTCAATCTATTCCACTTGCACAGGCCACTAATAACGATGGAGTAAGTATACGCATTAGGAGACACATTCCTCTTATTCATTTCATCCCAAAGCTTCATGCATTGGTCCATGTCTCCGACCCGAGAGTTGCCTTCGATGAGAGAGGTGAGTGTCACGACATCAGGACGGACATCACTCCTGACCATCTGCTCATAAATCTTCAAAGCTGAAGCTATCTCACCCTTTTTCCCAAAACCATCAATAACAACATTAAAACTAAACAAGTTCGGTCTAATCCCACAACCAATCATCTCATGAAAAAGGGCAGCAGCATCTTCCATCCTACCTAATTTGCAATATCCAGAAATGACCGAGGTGTAACTCACAACATCTGGAGAGAACTCACACAGTGATTGCATTTCTCTCAGCAATTCCTGTGCTCTATCCGCACTGCCAACTCTACACAGCCCGTTAATAAGGGTATTATACGTAACAAGATCAGGATAGCAACCGAAACTGCTCATGACATTGAAAAGCTCAAAAGCCTTCTCAACCTTACCCGCCACACACATACCCCGCATCACTATGTTAAACGTAAAATTGTCGGGGCGGAAGCATTTCGACTTCAATATATGACTTCTCAAAAATAGAACTGCCTTGTCCACCTGATTTCTACTGATTAATGAGCTCAAAAATTTGTTATACACAAAGGGACTAACTGTTTCATCTTTCTGCTTACACAGCTCACCTCTCGCAATTAAAATGTCTTCCGCAATCCCAAACTTCCCCGCATTCGAAAACGATGAAACTAGATAATCTAACAGAGATTTGTCCGGGATAATCCGGTCAGCTCTCATGTAATCATAGACTGTTTTAGCAAAATCAATGAGGTTTGCTCGACACAGTGACCTAATCAGCAACTCGAAAGTTGATTCGGTGTGAGTAACATTCAAATTCAGCCGTGAGTAGCTGAAGAAATTACAGGCTAATCTAGGCTCATCCGATCTATTgctcaataaataaattacaccATAAGCAACCATAGGATCCAAATTATTTCGAAAATAATCAGAGTTGAGAATAGCAAGCGATTGGGGGTGACGAGAGCAGAGTGTGAAGACGACTTTTACGAACCACTGAGTCGAAGTAGGGGAAGAATTGGGGGATTCCGTCCGCGCCTGGCCGTGGAATAACGCCGTCGATAGAGCCTTCGAGATCATTGCCCGCTGATGCCAAAACTCCATGGTTATTGATTGTGTAATCGAAATGTATCTAATTTCAATCGGTGAGTTCTCGCATTGGACAAAAAATTGTCTGGATGTGGAGTTTGGAATCGGAGGGAATACAGAAATGGAAGTGTTGAGTTTCGAGAGCGTGTGGATCTGAAAATGGTGGCGGAGAAACTAGGGTTAGTTgacggcggcggaggcgcGGCGGAGAGATGAAAGGGCATATATCTAAAGGAGGAAATATTCTCTTGTTCGGTCGAAAATAGCCCTGAAAAAGAGCTCCGCTCAAACCGTTTTCTCCATTGTTATAATCttcgaaattaaaattattatcgctctgaaaatttatgaaattgctaattttattactcaatgttaatttcatttttataattggcATGCTTTCAGatttagaattattattttccttatCCATCACCCATCCTCTCtaattcatactccctccgttcacgGATAATAGTCTCATTCATCTCTGGTCTGACAtgtgttttaataaatgttgaaaaaagtgggtggaaagaaagttagtggaatatgagtctcaattatttatattaattttaaatgatatgtgagaagaatgagttgtggaatgtggagtctctttatcatttatggtaattatgaatcgagactcttattcgtggatggaccaaaatggaaaaatgagactcttatttgtggacatggagtagtacttaatttGTAAATGTAATTGCAGTTGTAAAAGTGAATTTTtcatattgataaaaaaaaatgacgtCCAAATGTAGTTTAATAAGTAAaacaatttcctttttatgcATGGACAATTCGAATCACCTCATGTGTGTATTTGCTtatgaatattgatttttcaatGTTAGACTTTGGTTTAGACTTAGGTTGCTGggctttttaatttattaattgtgggCCTTTAAATATCGGCCCATAAGTTCTTCTCTATCGCATCCTCTTTTGTAGTCTCATCAAGAAAACGACAAAAATGTTTTAcgtgtaaattttaaaatacattagttccataaagaaaataattgcaCATAATTCTGGATTTTGTGAAGGGAATACTACTCTGACATATAGGCATtgtaattgagttatttttttgtatttattttgatttttatttttattaatttttttttttttttaaccaaaCAGTGTAATTTCAGCTAATGTATGGACAAATAGAGTgacaaataaagaaacaaatttaattgaatgcTGTAGTTGTGGGTTGACTATGTAAAATAAAGCTTTGAAATACGAAACTCTGGATATGTTTTATATGGAAAGGTACATTGGATATTACTCCCTGATTTCGTTCACAATATATTACGTcgaataattataaaacatgaacaaaataaaattaactacaCACCTAATTTACACgaatattatttatcatcaaagGTTCTAACTTCTAATGTCTATTGTCTAGTTATTATATCCAGAAGCTTCAAACCTTAAATCTCTATGCCTATTAATTCTTGTGCTACTCatacttattttttcaaaagtaaAATCTTTTTAGTAAGAAGTTAGGTcaacatcaaatttaaattgtgaCAGACCTAcctttttatatagtataacaTAGTACTcctgtatttaaatttatgtctgATCTGtagaaaataatatgaatgcaatatttgttttaaaaaaaaataaaattactactcaTAATTATAGCGAGTACGACAAATCGCAAAAAGGGAGTGTAGTCGCCCATTTCTTccatcttcatctctctctctacgcTTCGGTCACCTTTATATCTACGAAGACgcaatttgaatttagtgtaGGATTAGGAGTTTGAATTTTCAATCGGGGACAAAATTGATTCAATTCCGTGAAAAGCGGCGGGCGGTTTGAATTTCATGTTGATGGCGTCGTCGAAGGTGATCGCGTCCAGGTCACCGCCCAATTCGGATCTTCCGCGTGACTCCCCAACCTCCTCCATAAATATCCACTCCGATCAACCACCTAGGGGTTTCGGCTCCATGAATATGGACGAAATCTTCCGCAACATCTACCCCGATTCCGCCTCCTTCGACAGCGCCGGCGACGGAGGAGCGATGAATGGCAAGACGGTGGAGGAGGTGTGGAGGGACATGGTCACCGGCGGAGGCGACGCTCCGATGACGCTGGAGGCTTTCCTGACGAAGGCGGGGGCCGTGAACGAGGAGGACGTTGGGGTTCCGCCGATGCCGCCGCCGGTGATGATGAATCCTGCGCCGGGGGTTCCGGCGGCGGGGTGCGTGCAGAGTGTGATCGGTGTGGAGTTTGGGAGCGGGAGGGGGAAGAGgagggcggcggcggaggaagTGCCTCTGGATAAGGCGACTCAGCAAAAACAGAGACGGATGATTAAAAATAGGGAGTCTGCTGCTAGGTCGAGAGAGCGGAAGCAGGTTTagctctctctttctctatctcatcatttttttattgttttttgcTTTTCCCCAATTTTTAACCTAAGTAATTCTATCactacttttcattttttaatgcataatgCTTCGTTGTTGCTTGATTCAAGGCTTATACCGTGGAGATGGAGGCTCAGGTGACAAGCCTAGAGGAGGAACATGAAATGCTCTTGAGACAAGAGGTGCCTCTTTCTCATCGCATATTCTGaaccttttttccttttctaattGATTTTCTGATGTGGAGGAAGGCTCTCATAAAACTCTAATTTGCAGGCTGAAATGAACAGGAAGAGATACAAGCAGGTATGTATTTCTGAGAATTTGTCGACATTTAAGCTCATTTTACACAATTTTGACATGAAAAGTGCTTTATATGCGTTTTCAGATGTATGCACcttttatacttttttcattttgtgtaaGCAATTGGTTCTTTTGCCATGAATTTCAGGCTAAAGCAAATGTATTCTCTAGACCATGTGCATATGAAGTAACACATGTATTTTGAGTGTCTTTGGTTTCTAAGGTAGTCAAGGTAAATCTAAATCAAAAGTAACACTAGCTTGTCAAGGTAAACCATGTGCATATGTTGTGAAATTTTTGGTTGTTGCTTTTGATGATGGGAAATTGGGGTTGAACCTGGTAACATTGGCTATAACTTGCTCATACTGTATCTGGAAGGACATTTGTTTGTGTTTGATGAAATCAACTTTGAATGGTCTGAGTCTCTGAGATAAGAGTGGGAGAACTGACATTCGTGAATCTATTTGTTCTAATAGACTCTGTTGATCATCCGTATGTAGTTAGTTATCTGGACTAACTGATCTAATACAAATGTGATCTCAAGATGTATGCATGTTATgtgatcaaaattaaattttcaaggGTATCAAACTGTATCTGGAAACTTGTAAGTAAGGTTGATATGTTGATAGAGACAtgatatataattgaaaatgtttAGGTCTTTGAAACATcattatgattaatattaCAAAGGGTGCCTTAACTACAGAAGCTTAACAAGCACACCAGGTCTgttgaacataaaatttagaaCTATACTTTTGGGCTTATggtaattttatcattttgtttttaatcttCATGTTAAAGGGAATGATTCGGTTTTCCTCAATGGAGTAAGCTTGGAAGGACTTTGTAATTGTTAAGACGCAGAGAtgtcttaatttaattatatacggATCTGAGTTTTTGTTTCCTGAAATTCTATAGTGCAAGATACCTAGCCTTCTCCATGACAAATCTGTCATGAATATGATCAATTGATCCTACTTAAGTATGATGGAaactttcaagtttcaaccaTCCTATCATGTAATACCGCAAgcaatatcataaataatgcTGATTTCCTTCTTGTTTACTGCATGAATCCCATTAGTGCCTTGAGGAGTAATTTTCAGGATATGGCATGATTAACATCTGACTGTCATGCTTTAACACATCCTTCTAATTCCTCTGCAATGTTAGTTCGCTTTGTGATAAACTAGAACTTACTTCGCTTATATATATGTTCGTAAACTAAGGGTGTCTCTTACTTTGGTGGATATGGTGTTGTAACATGTTGATATGATGATTGCTAAGTTCCTCAGTCATTATGTAAAGCAAATACATATCTCCgctaattgaaaaaatgaccTTAGTGATATTTTTTCCAGAGTGATTGTCGACAACATATCTCTAAATCTGTTGACTTCCTCTTCATGCATATTTAAATCTATGTCCTTGAACAGTTTGATTGTGTTAGTCTGAATCACCGAGCATCCATAATGGTGTAATGCAGCTCATGGAGAACTTAATTCCGGTGGTAGAGAAGCGAAGACCTCCAAGAGTTCTGAGGAGCACACGCTCCATATAACGGTGGATGTTGTGGTTGGCAATGACAAAGTTTATAGGGAAGTAGGTCTTGGCCTGCCATGGCGGAGCTCCAGCAATGTCGCGAGAGGTCGTTCTGGCATGAGCTAGATGGATAGTTAGCTACAGATGTGGTAGCTACAGACATGTAAATCAAAAGCAGCacactttaaaattttaaaacaaaacagTTTCTCTAATTACTGgattcatattaattaaatttgctAGTAGTAGAGTATTTCTATGTTTTGTTGTGGGTTTTTCTTTCagtattttatgtatttttggaTGCAAAAATATTTCTCTAGGAAAATGGTTGAATATACTAGTGAGGTTTAACAGACTTGCAGAGATTTATGTCAATTCTTTGATTTAAAACTGACTCAGACCAAATATATTCTGTACATGCCATGTCGACCAATGTGTGAACATTGGATCACAAGTTCCAAAATACAGAGTAGACAAAATCTAATCATTTAAATACTTAGTTACATATGATAGAAGACCAGATCAGTCAGATCTTTGAGAAGAATAATAAACAATTTATGAGCAACAAAACATATTATTGCCAAATAGAATCACAACAGACAGAAAGTGTTCTTGAAATGCACTAGATAAAAAGGGAATATCTTTCCCAGACATACATATTTAACAAGAATAAAGaatcaatcaagaaaaaaattgaaggcAATATTTTACAAGAAAGTAGGTATAATAACTAAGCACAAACctgattaatttttattactgtGGGCAACAATAAGTAACAGGTTCTTTTTCATGGTAAAAACTATAGCATGACAAGAGTATTTGCAATTGCTCTTTCTTTCCAACAGCTCCTTCATTAGGGCTCTGTAGCCTTGCCAAGGAAGTCGAGGCCCTCTGTGCGGCAAGCCATGACTTTCCTGAACGTCTCACGTAACTTGAGCTGCAGTGGCTCAAGCCCCGTCTTACAAGCCTCACATGCTAAAGACAGCTCGTTGACGTTCTCTTTAACTTCTTCCTTCAGCTCGTCCGACAGTGGGAACTGAGCGGCATCCACCAAGTCTGTCAGCTGATGCACGCTCTTCTCGATTTGATATATCTCCTTCAACAATCCACAGGTGTTGCGTCGCTCTCTCTTCTTGGACTCATCCATGATTCGGCTGTGGAGCAAGAACAGAGGCGTGGTCCACGAGAGCTGACGAGGGATTGTAAAGTGGATCTGCACGCCTCGGTCCTGACAAGGGATTGCAGCAACGAGAATCCATAACACAAACATCAGAATAAAGCTCATTGCAAAGATGAGCATCGCCAAGCCATTAGTTGCTGCTATTTCGTTCGTTTTTGGAGGAACCAAGTTGTTGGCAATGGACTGGAGCTGCTTAGAGGCGGACCAAGAATGTGATACGCTCCAAGAAAGTGACCGTGAGTGCCCTGATGAGCTCCTGCGGTGGTGCTCCTTGCCCTTACGCCCAAAAGAGCGGTTCCTGTGTGAAAATACAGAGCCGGTATCTTTGTCGTCCAACATCAGTAATGCCAAATCCATCAAGGCTTTTCTTGCACGACGAAACTGGCTCTCACCAACCATTCTCTGCTTCGCGTCAAGAGCACACACCACAATCTCCAAATGCTTCTGCCAGACACGAACAGTCTCAACACCATCGCGGGTTGCATTGAAGATATCCATTGCCTTGATGGTTCTCTCGAAATACTCAGTGGCAAGCCTGTCTGCTGGTGGCTTCGAGAGCAATGCTTTGTTATCGGATAGTAAGGTGCTGAAGTCCTCCTGGCACATAGTGAACGCGTCCAACAGTTTGTGTATCCAAGAAACGGAGAGGAGCTCGTCCGCGCTAACCACTGAGAGATCATGGAAACGGGCGAACCCTTGTCGTTGGAACAACTCCAGGTACTCGATATTCGAACCATGGCTCATTTCTGAATGAACCTGATCACTTCTTACAGTCAATATAGAGCGACGAAAAGATGCAAAAGGGATATGGGATCCATGATTATTTGGAGGAGGCATTTCTTCAAATTGTAACAGATCTCCTCAAACTCCTAAAAACAAACTCCAGTTTAATGAATTCATTAAGTGAGC
The genomic region above belongs to Salvia hispanica cultivar TCC Black 2014 chromosome 3, UniMelb_Shisp_WGS_1.0, whole genome shotgun sequence and contains:
- the LOC125213171 gene encoding bZIP transcription factor 12-like isoform X4, which produces MLMASSKVIASRSPPNSDLPRDSPTSSINIHSDQPPRGFGSMNMDEIFRNIYPDSASFDSAGDGGAMNGKTVEEVWRDMVTGGGDAPMTLEAFLTKAGAVNEEDVGVPAAGCVQSVIGVEFGSGRGKRRAAAEEVPLDKATQQKQRRMIKNRESAARSRERKQAYTVEMEAQVTSLEEEHEMLLRQEAEMNRKRYKQLMENLIPVVEKRRPPRVLRSTRSI
- the LOC125213171 gene encoding bZIP transcription factor 12-like isoform X2, producing the protein MLMASSKVIASRSPPNSDLPRDSPTSSINIHSDQPPRGFGSMNMDEIFRNIYPDSASFDSAGDGGAMNGKTVEEVWRDMVTGGGDAPMTLEAFLTKAGAVNEEDVGVPPMPPPVMMNPAPGVPAAGCVQSVIGVEFGSGRGKRRAAAEEVPLDKATQQKQRRMIKNRESAARSRERKQAYTVEMEAQVTSLEEEHEMLLRQEAEMNRKRYKQAKANVFSRPCAYEVTHVF
- the LOC125217091 gene encoding pentatricopeptide repeat-containing protein At2g06000-like, with the translated sequence MEFWHQRAMISKALSTALFHGQARTESPNSSPTSTQWFVKVVFTLCSRHPQSLAILNSDYFRNNLDPMVAYGVIYLLSNRSDEPRLACNFFSYSRLNLNVTHTESTFELLIRSLCRANLIDFAKTVYDYMRADRIIPDKSLLDYLVSSFSNAGKFGIAEDILIARGELCKQKDETVSPFVYNKFLSSLISRNQVDKAVLFLRSHILKSKCFRPDNFTFNIVMRGMCVAGKVEKAFELFNVMSSFGCYPDLVTYNTLINGLCRVGSADRAQELLREMQSLCEFSPDVVSYTSVISGYCKLGRMEDAAALFHEMIGCGIRPNLFSFNVVIDGFGKKGEIASALKIYEQMVRSDVRPDVVTLTSLIEGNSRVGDMDQCMKLWDEMNKRNVSPNAYTYSIVISGLCKWNRLNEACSLLRELNGRKEIIPQPFIYNPVIDVLCKAGKIDEANAIVSDMEAKGCSHDKMTYTILILGHCMKGRMFEAIKIYNKMLSTGCAPDSIATSSLVTCLRKAGMGREANEIEKNALNSVQTCSLSSERTTESRINLKIPLAV
- the LOC125213169 gene encoding protein ROH1-like isoform X1, which translates into the protein MPPPNNHGSHIPFASFRRSILTVRSDQVHSEMSHGSNIEYLELFQRQGFARFHDLSVVSADELLSVSWIHKLLDAFTMCQEDFSTLLSDNKALLSKPPADRLATEYFERTIKAMDIFNATRDGVETVRVWQKHLEIVVCALDAKQRMVGESQFRRARKALMDLALLMLDDKDTGSVFSHRNRSFGRKGKEHHRRSSSGHSRSLSWSVSHSWSASKQLQSIANNLVPPKTNEIAATNGLAMLIFAMSFILMFVLWILVAAIPCQDRGVQIHFTIPRQLSWTTPLFLLHSRIMDESKKRERRNTCGLLKEIYQIEKSVHQLTDLVDAAQFPLSDELKEEVKENVNELSLACEACKTGLEPLQLKLRETFRKVMACRTEGLDFLGKATEP
- the LOC125213169 gene encoding protein ROH1-like isoform X2, with protein sequence MSHGSNIEYLELFQRQGFARFHDLSVVSADELLSVSWIHKLLDAFTMCQEDFSTLLSDNKALLSKPPADRLATEYFERTIKAMDIFNATRDGVETVRVWQKHLEIVVCALDAKQRMVGESQFRRARKALMDLALLMLDDKDTGSVFSHRNRSFGRKGKEHHRRSSSGHSRSLSWSVSHSWSASKQLQSIANNLVPPKTNEIAATNGLAMLIFAMSFILMFVLWILVAAIPCQDRGVQIHFTIPRQLSWTTPLFLLHSRIMDESKKRERRNTCGLLKEIYQIEKSVHQLTDLVDAAQFPLSDELKEEVKENVNELSLACEACKTGLEPLQLKLRETFRKVMACRTEGLDFLGKATEP
- the LOC125213171 gene encoding bZIP transcription factor 12-like isoform X1; protein product: MLMASSKVIASRSPPNSDLPRDSPTSSINIHSDQPPRGFGSMNMDEIFRNIYPDSASFDSAGDGGAMNGKTVEEVWRDMVTGGGDAPMTLEAFLTKAGAVNEEDVGVPPMPPPVMMNPAPGVPAAGCVQSVIGVEFGSGRGKRRAAAEEVPLDKATQQKQRRMIKNRESAARSRERKQAYTVEMEAQVTSLEEEHEMLLRQEAEMNRKRYKQLMENLIPVVEKRRPPRVLRSTRSI
- the LOC125213171 gene encoding bZIP transcription factor 12-like isoform X3, whose protein sequence is MLMASSKVIASRSPPNSDLPRDSPTSSINIHSDQPPRGFGSMNMDEIFRNIYPDSASFDSAGDGGAMNGKTVEEVWRDMVTGGGDAPMTLEAFLTKAGAVNEEDVGVPPMPPPVMMNPAPGVPAAGCVQSVIGVEFGSGRGKRRAAAEEVPLDKATQQKQRRMIKNRESAARSRERKQAYTVEMEAQVTSLEEEHEMLLRQEAEMNRKRYKQFDCVSLNHRASIMV